A region from the Leptospira venezuelensis genome encodes:
- a CDS encoding alpha/beta fold hydrolase: MLRFLSAFFVCVPLIVSCSANIALKGEILHPKTSDGWDITLEHFPPLQGTTNKKYPVILCHGFIANRIYLKINEKSSIVANLQKEGYDVWLLELRGKQEAGSPSLFWGDKTFDYSIDDYIKQDADAAIQYVLKATGKEKVNWIGHSMGGMLQYARLGSLGENRVANFVAIGSPAIMDPPSDALKLWSSFTWALNLWPAVPTETWSQVRGGTGLPIFPKRSFEEVFWHQTNIDPKIVSGIFTDSIATVSKREARQMDKIVETGHFRSEDGKLIYSQAFGNIKIPVLLVAGRRDKLGFTYSLRYVYDQLGSADKTLFVLSKGKGFSEDYGHTDLVVGKKADDEVFPTIIHWLNKRN; encoded by the coding sequence ATGCTTCGTTTTCTTTCCGCATTCTTCGTATGCGTACCGCTAATCGTTTCTTGTTCCGCGAATATCGCGTTAAAAGGAGAGATCCTTCATCCGAAAACCTCAGATGGTTGGGACATCACTCTCGAACATTTTCCTCCTCTGCAAGGAACCACTAATAAAAAATATCCTGTGATACTTTGTCACGGATTCATAGCGAATCGTATCTATCTTAAGATCAATGAAAAGTCATCCATAGTGGCTAATCTTCAAAAAGAAGGATATGATGTTTGGCTTTTAGAGTTACGAGGAAAACAAGAAGCCGGGTCTCCTTCCTTATTCTGGGGAGATAAAACTTTTGATTATTCCATCGATGATTATATAAAACAAGATGCAGATGCTGCTATCCAATATGTTCTCAAAGCTACAGGCAAAGAAAAAGTAAACTGGATCGGTCATAGTATGGGAGGTATGCTCCAATACGCAAGACTCGGAAGTTTAGGAGAGAATCGAGTGGCTAACTTTGTTGCGATCGGCTCTCCTGCGATCATGGATCCTCCATCAGACGCTTTAAAATTATGGTCTAGTTTTACTTGGGCTTTAAATCTGTGGCCTGCAGTTCCGACTGAAACTTGGTCCCAGGTCAGAGGAGGAACAGGACTCCCCATTTTTCCGAAAAGAAGTTTCGAAGAAGTATTTTGGCACCAAACAAATATAGATCCTAAAATTGTTTCCGGTATCTTTACCGACTCCATCGCCACTGTTTCTAAAAGAGAAGCAAGACAGATGGATAAGATCGTAGAAACAGGGCATTTCCGTTCAGAAGACGGCAAACTCATTTATTCACAAGCTTTCGGAAATATTAAGATCCCTGTGCTGTTAGTCGCGGGCAGAAGGGACAAACTAGGATTCACATATTCTCTCAGATATGTTTACGACCAATTAGGCTCTGCAGATAAAACCTTATTCGTACTTTCGAAAGGGAAAGGTTTTTCAGAAGACTATGGCCATACTGACCTAGTAGTTGGAAAGAAGGCGGATGATGAAGTATTTCCGACTATCATCCACTGGTTGAACAAAAGAAATTAA
- a CDS encoding pyrimidine/purine nucleoside phosphorylase → MQQFENVTVIKKANVYFDGKVTSRTVLFSNGEKKTLGILMPGEYEFGTDDKEIMEILDGDLLVQLPGNPEWKEIKGGQSFEVPANSKFKLNVKKLSDYCCSYIK, encoded by the coding sequence ATGCAACAATTCGAGAACGTAACAGTAATTAAAAAAGCGAATGTATACTTTGACGGTAAGGTCACCAGTCGAACTGTATTATTCTCTAACGGAGAAAAGAAGACCCTAGGTATCCTAATGCCAGGAGAATACGAATTCGGAACTGATGATAAAGAAATTATGGAAATTCTAGATGGAGATCTGTTGGTCCAACTACCTGGAAATCCTGAATGGAAAGAAATCAAAGGTGGACAATCTTTTGAAGTTCCTGCAAATTCCAAATTCAAACTGAATGTTAAAAAACTGAGCGACTATTGCTGTTCCTATATTAAGTAA
- a CDS encoding fatty acid desaturase family protein translates to MNFLKILFPSPFKIHRLVEVLSILLFLVFAGLCLYEFGILSLSVLKDSPWIFLAELVALLFLAYITADFLSGFVHFLGDSFGNEFTPYIGPAFIFPFRDHHVDPKGITRHDFVETNGNNCLVSLPILLYCFFASIEDGIFPWARTFWILVLVGIFFTNQIHKWAHQDEPNKLIKYMQKKRWILSPEHHKIHHTAPYDTYFCITTGWWNPLLHKIRFFPTIKKSVDSFLNFLHIG, encoded by the coding sequence ATGAACTTCCTGAAAATTTTATTCCCTTCTCCTTTTAAAATCCACAGGTTAGTGGAAGTTCTAAGTATACTTTTATTCTTAGTTTTTGCCGGACTATGTCTGTATGAGTTCGGAATATTATCCTTGTCGGTCTTAAAGGATTCTCCATGGATTTTCTTAGCCGAACTTGTAGCTCTCTTATTCTTAGCTTATATTACCGCAGACTTTCTTTCCGGCTTTGTTCATTTTTTGGGAGATAGTTTCGGGAACGAATTCACTCCTTATATTGGACCTGCTTTTATTTTTCCTTTTAGAGATCATCATGTAGACCCAAAAGGGATCACTCGACATGATTTTGTGGAGACTAACGGAAATAATTGTCTAGTGTCTCTTCCCATTCTTTTGTATTGTTTTTTTGCTTCTATAGAGGATGGGATTTTTCCTTGGGCGAGAACATTCTGGATACTCGTTCTGGTCGGGATCTTTTTTACCAATCAGATCCATAAATGGGCCCACCAAGACGAGCCAAATAAACTTATCAAATACATGCAAAAAAAGCGTTGGATACTTTCTCCCGAGCATCATAAAATACATCATACTGCTCCATATGATACGTATTTTTGTATCACCACAGGTTGGTGGAATCCTCTACTGCATAAGATCCGATTCTTTCCTACTATAAAGAAGTCGGTGGACTCCTTTCTAAATTTTCTACACATCGGTTAG
- a CDS encoding TMEM175 family protein: MAAKKTKSKKQTETIAISQPSPVLTESGRTVAYSDAIFSIALTLMALEIKIPTPEQIGSKNLLVALGEAWPAYLSFLISFMIITVVWTNHHTIFRYVKYVDHNLTILNNLLLLNIIIIPFCSEMLGEYILLDNENSKIAALIYGGWIALGGIPFNLVWRYGVKKEYLRNPDADIAEIEMISKHFIKGPYIYSFVTILAFINVWLSIAGFVILILMYLVPTTWLFRKRKPA; this comes from the coding sequence ATGGCCGCTAAAAAAACTAAATCAAAAAAGCAAACAGAGACTATCGCAATCTCACAACCTTCTCCTGTTTTGACAGAATCAGGACGGACTGTTGCTTATAGTGACGCAATCTTTTCTATCGCATTAACTCTAATGGCGCTTGAAATAAAGATCCCAACTCCAGAGCAGATCGGTTCTAAAAATCTATTAGTTGCCTTGGGAGAAGCCTGGCCTGCTTATTTAAGTTTTTTGATTAGCTTTATGATCATCACAGTTGTTTGGACAAATCACCATACAATTTTCAGATACGTAAAGTATGTGGATCATAACTTAACCATCCTAAATAACTTACTTTTATTAAACATAATCATTATCCCCTTTTGTTCAGAAATGTTAGGAGAATATATTCTTTTAGATAATGAAAACTCCAAAATTGCAGCTTTGATTTACGGTGGCTGGATTGCTTTAGGTGGAATTCCCTTTAATCTAGTCTGGAGATATGGAGTTAAAAAAGAATATCTCAGAAATCCTGATGCTGATATTGCAGAAATTGAAATGATCTCTAAACATTTTATAAAAGGCCCTTATATTTACTCTTTTGTAACTATTCTTGCTTTCATAAACGTGTGGTTGAGTATCGCAGGCTTTGTGATATTGATACTAATGTATTTGGTTCCGACAACTTGGTTATTTCGAAAAAGAAAACCAGCTTAA
- the msrA gene encoding peptide-methionine (S)-S-oxide reductase MsrA → MSEQKDLEYAILGGGCFWCVEAIYQLVDGVESIVSGYAGGHDPAPNYKSICTGLTGHAEVIRVGFDPTKISYKDILQIFWEAHDPTTRNKQGNDEGPQYRSIILYENQTQKEIAETSRTEAGPKFASPIVTEIVALEKFFPAENYHQNYFRLNPGQPYCHYVIRPKIEKFLKKKTH, encoded by the coding sequence ATGTCAGAACAAAAAGATCTGGAATATGCAATTTTAGGTGGGGGATGTTTTTGGTGTGTCGAAGCGATCTATCAATTGGTAGATGGTGTAGAATCTATTGTCTCCGGTTATGCAGGAGGACATGATCCTGCACCAAATTATAAATCAATTTGTACGGGACTTACGGGTCATGCAGAAGTGATCCGAGTAGGATTTGATCCAACTAAGATCTCCTATAAAGACATTTTGCAAATTTTTTGGGAAGCTCACGATCCAACTACAAGGAACAAACAAGGTAACGACGAAGGGCCTCAATACAGAAGTATCATTTTATATGAAAATCAAACTCAGAAGGAAATTGCAGAAACTTCCAGAACAGAAGCAGGACCCAAATTTGCCTCTCCTATCGTAACAGAGATTGTGGCCTTAGAGAAATTTTTCCCCGCGGAAAATTATCATCAAAATTATTTCAGACTGAATCCAGGACAGCCTTACTGTCATTATGTGATCCGTCCTAAAATAGAGAAATTCCTAAAAAAGAAAACTCATTGA
- a CDS encoding ATP-binding protein, with the protein MILQRLKRSISPPLSADPEKDVSIRLLYGLMYVTFAVAVLYRILHPLISEKPKNAYYSFYLIPTAVIICHLLAKSGRIKLGAHIMIFLQWLALCIVSMREGGVYATSFSQFMIIIVLASLILGQGGALFYALLSFFTGLLSIYLKSKGMIPAPNYPTGEWSAFIGNSVGLFMSWILMKFGLSGLSKIREELSRAQIDAKLGAITLNLETKEVTLSKEYRIMLGNKSAKESITIHMNKFIEKYVEGEDKERIPAILAEGAQYFSDPSYVTEFIFRTKGDDGKTRYILAKGKYKDSIMGYGTGQDITEKHIAGEEIKASQELFSKVFKLSPYATSISNFEDGKYVDINDGFTELLGYTREEVIGRTSIELGVWLHPAERDSFKEKIKKDGFLYNEEVTFRAKDGRLLQVEFSTRFAIIDGETRMINMVKDISSKKEAAELRVLNNEISAQNELIAKQKAELESTLDYLQKTQNQLILSEKMASLGQLVAGIAHEINNPIGVIRAANESVKSHFDRVLDRMQEAASVLENLGNDAKIEFQTLLKKGRAYQEIIPPKEVRAKTKILESRFKELGIPEARNLAEGLVEAGLEDALEDFPKLFIGEKIQQVIQYALDEIQASRSSKLVDMSVDRTSKIVYALKNFSHFSNGGPKAPVDIRESINTVLTIYQNQLKSGIEIIKEYEPETPVVQGYSDDLLHVWTNLIYNAAQAMGFKGILKINVGGGGGKDHICVRISDNGPGIPESIQERIFEPFFTTKAPGEGSGLGLDIVKRIVENHGGSIGFETSPKGTAFLVTLPQ; encoded by the coding sequence ATGATTTTACAACGTCTTAAAAGATCGATTTCTCCCCCATTGTCAGCAGACCCCGAAAAAGACGTTTCGATCAGACTTCTTTATGGTCTGATGTATGTCACTTTCGCAGTAGCAGTTTTATATCGGATACTTCATCCACTTATTTCTGAAAAACCGAAGAACGCGTATTACTCTTTCTATCTCATTCCAACTGCAGTGATCATTTGCCACCTTCTCGCAAAATCGGGAAGGATAAAGCTCGGCGCACATATCATGATCTTCTTACAATGGTTGGCTCTTTGTATTGTATCAATGAGAGAAGGTGGAGTCTATGCCACATCATTCTCTCAATTTATGATCATTATAGTGTTGGCATCTTTGATTCTAGGACAGGGCGGAGCATTATTCTATGCACTTCTCTCATTCTTCACAGGGCTTTTAAGTATTTATTTGAAATCAAAGGGAATGATACCTGCTCCAAATTATCCTACTGGAGAATGGTCTGCATTTATAGGGAATTCCGTAGGTTTATTTATGTCTTGGATCCTGATGAAATTTGGTTTATCAGGATTATCTAAAATACGAGAAGAATTGTCTAGAGCTCAAATCGATGCCAAGTTAGGAGCGATCACTTTAAATTTGGAAACCAAAGAAGTGACTTTATCCAAAGAATATCGCATCATGCTCGGAAATAAGAGCGCCAAAGAATCTATTACAATTCATATGAATAAGTTCATTGAAAAGTATGTGGAAGGCGAAGATAAAGAAAGGATACCGGCAATACTCGCAGAAGGTGCGCAATATTTTAGCGATCCGTCTTACGTTACTGAGTTTATTTTTAGAACAAAAGGAGATGACGGCAAGACCAGATACATTTTGGCCAAGGGAAAATATAAAGATTCTATAATGGGTTATGGAACTGGCCAAGATATTACGGAAAAACATATAGCCGGCGAGGAGATTAAAGCAAGTCAGGAATTATTTTCTAAAGTATTCAAACTAAGTCCATATGCAACTTCCATTTCAAATTTCGAGGATGGAAAATATGTAGATATAAATGATGGATTTACCGAATTACTCGGTTACACCAGAGAAGAAGTGATAGGTCGCACTAGCATTGAATTGGGGGTCTGGTTGCATCCGGCTGAAAGAGATTCCTTTAAAGAAAAGATCAAAAAAGACGGATTCTTATATAATGAAGAAGTAACATTTAGGGCCAAAGATGGGCGTTTGCTGCAAGTGGAGTTTTCTACTAGATTTGCGATCATCGACGGAGAAACCCGTATGATCAATATGGTGAAAGATATTTCTTCCAAAAAAGAAGCAGCAGAATTAAGAGTTTTGAATAATGAAATCTCTGCTCAAAACGAATTGATTGCAAAACAAAAAGCAGAATTAGAATCCACACTTGATTATCTTCAAAAGACGCAAAACCAACTGATACTTTCTGAAAAGATGGCTTCGCTTGGACAGTTGGTTGCTGGGATTGCACATGAGATCAATAATCCGATTGGAGTGATCCGAGCAGCGAATGAATCTGTTAAAAGCCATTTTGATCGCGTCTTGGATAGAATGCAGGAAGCTGCTTCTGTCTTAGAAAATCTGGGTAATGATGCAAAGATAGAATTCCAAACCTTATTAAAGAAGGGAAGGGCTTATCAAGAAATTATTCCTCCTAAAGAAGTACGAGCTAAAACTAAAATTTTAGAATCTAGATTTAAGGAACTTGGAATTCCAGAAGCCAGAAATTTAGCGGAAGGTTTAGTAGAGGCAGGATTGGAAGATGCGTTAGAAGATTTTCCAAAACTATTCATCGGAGAAAAAATCCAACAAGTAATCCAGTATGCATTGGATGAGATCCAAGCGAGTAGAAGTTCCAAATTGGTGGATATGTCGGTAGATAGGACTTCTAAAATAGTATATGCGCTTAAGAACTTTTCTCATTTCAGTAATGGTGGACCGAAGGCCCCCGTTGATATTAGAGAAAGTATAAATACAGTTCTTACAATCTATCAAAACCAATTGAAATCAGGAATAGAGATCATAAAAGAATATGAACCAGAAACCCCTGTTGTCCAAGGATATTCAGATGATCTATTACATGTCTGGACCAACCTGATCTATAATGCTGCCCAAGCGATGGGATTCAAAGGAATCCTAAAAATAAATGTAGGCGGTGGAGGGGGGAAGGACCATATCTGCGTCAGAATTTCGGATAACGGACCTGGAATTCCTGAATCGATCCAAGAAAGAATTTTCGAACCATTCTTTACAACTAAAGCTCCCGGAGAAGGTTCCGGATTAGGCTTAGACATTGTAAAACGTATCGTGGAAAACCACGGAGGATCGATCGGATTCGAAACTTCTCCCAAAGGCACAGCGTTCTTAGTAACTTTACCTCAATGA
- a CDS encoding universal stress protein, giving the protein MKVLISFANPKMGAKLFGLTRALFSKSKENLSIVALHVVSVESKSEGFPILEEDEIFQAVREEAAGSEFSFETVGFPSDWIVPGIVEIAKSKEIDLLLLGAARSLFSDDLLGGKVGDVLRHLSDLDIAVLADNGLISPIEPIIYSPGLDSAPLFPFSSGLSAFIEKPIPVLSGVNQSEFGLGQANQFKPWIPFSLNAAADQTKNLAILDYSTYKSFHSVLLDRKGLSFLILRKGI; this is encoded by the coding sequence ATGAAAGTTCTAATTTCGTTTGCCAATCCCAAGATGGGAGCAAAACTTTTCGGGCTAACGAGGGCTCTATTCTCTAAATCCAAAGAGAATCTTTCTATAGTAGCGTTACACGTCGTTTCAGTGGAATCCAAATCGGAAGGATTTCCTATATTAGAAGAAGATGAAATTTTCCAAGCAGTTAGAGAAGAAGCTGCCGGTTCTGAATTCAGTTTTGAAACTGTAGGATTCCCTTCCGACTGGATTGTTCCAGGGATTGTAGAGATTGCAAAAAGTAAGGAAATCGACTTGCTTCTATTAGGAGCCGCTCGCTCTTTATTCTCTGATGATTTGTTAGGTGGAAAAGTTGGCGATGTGCTCAGACATTTATCCGACCTTGATATTGCAGTTCTTGCGGATAACGGACTTATCTCACCTATAGAGCCGATCATCTACTCTCCTGGTTTGGATTCTGCTCCGCTTTTTCCATTCTCTTCCGGTCTTTCTGCATTTATAGAAAAACCGATCCCTGTTCTTTCTGGAGTGAATCAATCAGAGTTTGGTCTAGGCCAAGCCAATCAGTTCAAACCTTGGATCCCATTCTCTCTGAACGCGGCCGCAGACCAAACAAAGAATCTGGCAATTTTGGATTATAGTACGTATAAATCATTTCATTCGGTTTTACTGGATAGAAAAGGGCTCTCCTTTCTGATCTTAAGAAAGGGAATTTGA
- a CDS encoding alpha/beta hydrolase has translation MKFKNKIIFFLFSIFLFFSCTRYAVITEEAFKNQTANIASNVYLTNFLKHSSEYPPILLLDPILVNKKSLYLGDYNGLIGVLSGNGFSVFLLHFEVYPGLDLKEVGEKLIPQAVSQVQGLSNRKDYILGGVSVGGQAILHFIRSKKDPAISKVFFLGTGMDYKYNDSFIDDMKKEKRFGTDLSNSCKNKDSFCSRFISLDEDNPTTLYLYQTLWNYLPSLEENPKVWADFELMDFPTLFVAGKLDNIATSESIHPVYRRKKGFTQFLEAGRDNGGKIDYDHLSLFAHESAPSDIYQKIADWLAKKKGE, from the coding sequence ATGAAATTCAAAAATAAAATTATATTTTTCTTATTTTCCATTTTTCTGTTTTTTTCCTGCACTCGTTATGCAGTGATCACGGAAGAAGCCTTCAAGAATCAAACCGCAAATATAGCGTCTAATGTATATCTCACGAACTTTTTAAAACATAGTTCCGAATATCCTCCTATTCTACTTTTGGATCCGATCCTTGTGAATAAAAAGTCTTTGTATCTTGGAGATTACAACGGACTTATCGGAGTTCTGAGCGGAAATGGATTCTCCGTTTTCCTTTTACATTTCGAAGTATATCCTGGATTAGATCTGAAAGAAGTGGGAGAAAAGCTCATACCTCAGGCAGTCTCTCAAGTACAAGGACTAAGCAATCGTAAAGATTATATTTTAGGTGGGGTCTCAGTCGGAGGCCAAGCGATCCTTCATTTTATCCGATCCAAAAAAGATCCTGCAATTTCTAAGGTTTTCTTTTTGGGAACGGGGATGGATTATAAATATAATGATAGTTTCATAGACGATATGAAAAAAGAAAAACGTTTCGGAACTGACCTTTCCAATTCTTGTAAAAACAAAGATAGTTTCTGTTCCAGATTTATTTCTTTGGACGAAGACAATCCTACAACATTATATCTTTATCAAACATTATGGAATTATCTTCCTTCATTAGAGGAAAATCCAAAAGTTTGGGCGGACTTTGAGTTAATGGATTTCCCAACTTTATTTGTCGCTGGTAAGTTAGATAATATTGCTACTTCAGAATCTATCCATCCAGTTTATCGCAGAAAAAAAGGATTCACTCAGTTCTTGGAAGCAGGACGTGATAACGGTGGAAAAATAGATTATGATCATCTTTCCTTATTCGCACATGAGTCTGCTCCTTCTGATATCTATCAAAAGATCGCAGATTGGTTAGCTAAGAAGAAGGGAGAGTAA
- a CDS encoding Crp/Fnr family transcriptional regulator: MPTILDFVHSVFTRVYPKDSFIFKEGEESDGNMYFLFQGHLMVSKNRPDAGDKSIKEVFPGEFFGEIALISGRARAMSVQVLSPSAKLGVLNKGVFEKLEKTSPQFLLLLLKNTFEKLNRAEMKLETLYTEIHKKEEESKSSEAPVAEKRTEVSEATKTEATQEETPAEAAANKES; this comes from the coding sequence ATGCCGACCATTCTGGATTTCGTTCATAGCGTTTTTACTCGGGTTTATCCCAAAGATTCCTTCATATTCAAAGAAGGAGAAGAATCCGACGGAAACATGTATTTCCTTTTTCAAGGACATTTAATGGTCAGCAAGAATCGTCCTGATGCTGGAGACAAATCCATTAAGGAAGTTTTCCCTGGAGAATTTTTTGGAGAGATCGCTTTAATTTCAGGAAGAGCGAGAGCGATGTCGGTCCAAGTTCTTTCTCCTTCTGCAAAACTAGGAGTCTTGAACAAAGGTGTTTTCGAAAAACTGGAAAAAACCAGTCCTCAATTCTTACTTTTACTTCTCAAAAACACTTTCGAAAAACTGAATAGAGCAGAGATGAAACTGGAAACTCTTTATACAGAGATCCACAAAAAAGAAGAAGAATCTAAATCTTCAGAAGCACCAGTAGCCGAAAAACGAACAGAAGTTTCAGAAGCAACAAAAACTGAGGCCACTCAAGAAGAAACTCCTGCCGAAGCGGCCGCAAATAAGGAATCATAA
- a CDS encoding cyclic nucleotide-binding domain-containing protein produces MGINILEFINNVSVKTYLAGEDVFKEKDPSNGMMYFVFTGSLEIRKSYDGEERVIRNLEPGSFFGEIALINNVPRAATARVITEKAKIGILDQEMFYRIGQTNPKFFSLLLNTTIHRLVSVEDEISKLSAGQPIHPIRS; encoded by the coding sequence ATGGGAATCAATATTTTAGAGTTCATCAATAACGTATCCGTTAAAACCTATCTAGCCGGAGAAGATGTCTTTAAAGAGAAAGATCCTTCTAATGGAATGATGTATTTTGTTTTTACCGGCTCTCTAGAAATCAGAAAGTCTTATGACGGAGAGGAAAGGGTAATTCGAAATTTAGAGCCAGGGTCATTTTTCGGAGAAATTGCATTGATCAATAATGTGCCAAGAGCCGCGACCGCAAGGGTGATCACTGAAAAAGCAAAGATAGGCATTTTGGATCAAGAAATGTTCTATAGGATCGGACAAACAAACCCTAAATTTTTCTCACTACTACTAAATACCACAATCCATAGATTGGTTTCTGTAGAAGATGAAATCTCAAAATTAAGTGCAGGACAACCTATTCATCCGATCCGAAGTTAA
- a CDS encoding methyl-accepting chemotaxis protein, which translates to MLFKLRLYYFFSYSIFTSLVLGSILGTFYFLGVLPAEKFGFATSISAGVGIFFSLCMGIFSGTWLASTFQTIQDSFKKVSKGDLTARIETNSKDLLFDFYESFHRMLQGQSELIGLIRSTAENLSTESGEMRTVVLDFGSNIQSQSAATEEVSASIEEISGVATSISSIAGENAHSMGSLVTEVEKLSSAIEKTKGQVDETLISFEDISKRAEKGSQSLNYMGQAIDNLSKSSKEITKTIGNIADISEKINMLALNASIEAARAGEAGRGFAVVADEVSKLAERTALSVRSINELVKKNQDDMFQGLERIQITTKEIQEIIETIDRMSAQITEVRAAVNSQQELRNSVLKEADFVLKRSDEIRNAVTEHNTATREVVDSVSSISNLAVSNSENSDSLAERILGISNTANKLGNTVGMFQIAAKTKAAEKVMDSKTHELKFTAAIGKIYYVKKYDLVEIVWTENFSYEGYREMLEKGLELVKEFQVTKWMADTSNMGIVSAEAQTWVNEIWFPKAMASPLKKIAIVIPQSVLSELSIDTKSMKAGNIDLINTPSREEGMRWLTSK; encoded by the coding sequence ATGTTATTCAAACTTAGGCTTTATTATTTTTTCTCTTACTCAATTTTCACTTCTTTGGTCCTCGGATCCATACTCGGAACATTCTACTTTTTAGGGGTCCTTCCTGCGGAAAAATTCGGATTCGCGACTTCCATCTCTGCAGGAGTTGGGATTTTCTTTTCTTTATGTATGGGAATTTTTTCAGGTACCTGGCTTGCTAGCACTTTCCAAACTATACAAGATTCATTTAAGAAGGTGAGTAAAGGTGATCTAACTGCGAGAATAGAAACAAATTCGAAAGATCTACTTTTTGATTTTTATGAAAGTTTTCATAGAATGTTACAAGGCCAATCTGAGTTGATCGGTCTGATCAGAAGCACAGCAGAAAATCTTTCTACGGAATCTGGAGAAATGAGGACTGTTGTTTTAGACTTCGGTTCTAATATACAATCCCAGTCAGCTGCAACAGAAGAAGTCTCCGCATCCATCGAAGAAATTTCCGGAGTAGCAACTTCAATTTCTTCAATTGCAGGAGAAAACGCGCATAGTATGGGTAGCTTAGTTACAGAGGTGGAAAAACTTTCTTCTGCGATCGAAAAGACAAAAGGCCAAGTGGATGAAACCTTAATTTCCTTTGAAGATATTTCCAAACGTGCAGAGAAAGGTTCCCAATCCTTAAACTATATGGGCCAGGCCATAGACAATCTTTCAAAAAGTTCTAAAGAGATTACAAAAACGATCGGGAATATCGCTGATATCAGTGAAAAAATTAATATGTTAGCACTTAACGCGTCTATTGAGGCAGCAAGAGCCGGAGAAGCAGGAAGAGGTTTTGCAGTAGTTGCAGATGAGGTTTCTAAACTTGCAGAAAGAACTGCTTTGAGCGTAAGAAGTATCAATGAATTAGTGAAAAAGAACCAAGATGATATGTTTCAAGGTTTGGAAAGGATCCAGATCACAACAAAAGAGATCCAAGAAATTATAGAAACAATAGATAGAATGTCCGCTCAAATTACAGAAGTGAGAGCAGCTGTCAATTCCCAACAAGAACTCAGAAACTCTGTTCTCAAAGAAGCAGACTTTGTTCTTAAACGATCCGATGAGATTCGAAACGCAGTTACAGAGCATAATACCGCAACAAGAGAAGTTGTGGATTCGGTTTCTTCTATCAGTAATTTAGCTGTAAGTAATTCAGAAAATAGTGATTCTTTAGCAGAAAGAATTTTAGGGATCTCTAATACTGCAAACAAGCTCGGAAATACCGTAGGAATGTTCCAGATCGCCGCAAAAACAAAAGCAGCAGAGAAGGTCATGGATTCCAAAACTCATGAGCTAAAATTCACAGCTGCGATCGGAAAGATATATTACGTTAAAAAATACGATCTTGTAGAGATAGTCTGGACCGAAAATTTTAGTTACGAAGGTTATCGTGAAATGTTAGAGAAGGGCCTGGAACTTGTGAAAGAATTCCAAGTTACCAAATGGATGGCAGATACATCTAATATGGGAATCGTTTCTGCGGAAGCACAAACCTGGGTAAACGAGATTTGGTTTCCAAAAGCGATGGCTTCTCCTTTAAAAAAGATCGCTATCGTAATCCCTCAATCAGTTCTTTCCGAACTTTCTATTGATACTAAATCTATGAAAGCAGGTAATATAGATCTGATCAATACTCCTTCGAGAGAAGAAGGAATGCGTTGGTTGACCTCCAAATAA
- a CDS encoding DUF1564 family protein: MKFKLILNPKPIKSKSWKAKSPRESMPVCTLILPDKLYKNYLKNWHGSRPGATCLKDLLQLYGPDLQFQEKLNPDSALMMYQKKEGRRQAGWNRLNFRPDLEDWNLLGNYARKHGVSKCYLFTFLLNKFFSDSPSSEVSKKKKVA; the protein is encoded by the coding sequence ATGAAGTTCAAACTAATATTAAACCCCAAACCGATCAAAAGTAAATCGTGGAAAGCAAAGTCTCCCAGAGAATCTATGCCAGTTTGTACATTGATACTTCCAGATAAGTTATACAAAAATTATCTGAAAAACTGGCACGGGTCAAGGCCAGGAGCAACATGTCTGAAGGATTTGTTACAACTATACGGACCGGATTTGCAATTCCAAGAAAAACTAAATCCTGATTCAGCTTTAATGATGTACCAAAAAAAGGAAGGAAGGAGGCAAGCGGGCTGGAATCGTCTGAATTTTAGACCTGATCTGGAAGATTGGAATCTATTAGGGAATTATGCAAGAAAACACGGAGTTTCGAAGTGTTATTTGTTTACGTTTTTATTAAATAAATTCTTTTCGGATTCTCCTTCTTCGGAGGTTTCCAAAAAGAAGAAGGTGGCCTGA